Proteins encoded together in one Kutzneria kofuensis window:
- a CDS encoding lasso peptide biosynthesis B2 protein, producing MSLPAALTRPAPMPLHRRVLPLIAVAVARMLIGRRPVRIRQLLEFASRGARPATLAQAERAREAVVSVSLRCAGQGCLQRSIAVALLCRARGTWPTWCTGVRTSPFSAHAWVEVDGHPVGEPLPAGHYRPLLTVGVTA from the coding sequence GTGAGCCTCCCCGCCGCGCTGACGCGGCCCGCCCCGATGCCCTTGCACCGCCGGGTGCTCCCGTTGATTGCAGTGGCCGTCGCCAGGATGCTGATCGGCCGGCGGCCGGTCCGAATCCGTCAGCTGCTGGAGTTCGCCAGCCGCGGCGCGCGACCCGCGACCCTGGCACAGGCCGAGCGGGCTCGCGAGGCCGTGGTGTCGGTCAGCCTGCGCTGCGCCGGTCAGGGCTGTCTGCAACGCTCCATCGCCGTGGCCCTGCTGTGCCGCGCCCGCGGAACGTGGCCGACCTGGTGCACCGGCGTGCGGACCAGCCCGTTCTCCGCGCATGCCTGGGTCGAGGTCGACGGCCACCCCGTCGGCGAACCCCTGCCCGCCGGGCACTACCGCCCGCTGCTGACCGTCGGTGTGACGG
- a CDS encoding lasso peptide biosynthesis PqqD family chaperone codes for MPLRLHPDVAHTATDDGAVLLDQNTGRYWQLNATGSGILDAVLGGRAVDQVVADLAARHAVEPDRVRRDVTGLLDRLRTAGLVQGAS; via the coding sequence GTGCCGCTACGACTGCACCCTGACGTCGCCCACACCGCCACCGACGACGGCGCGGTGCTGTTGGACCAGAACACCGGCCGGTACTGGCAGCTCAACGCCACCGGTTCCGGCATCCTCGACGCCGTGCTCGGCGGCCGCGCGGTCGACCAGGTCGTCGCCGATCTCGCCGCCCGCCACGCCGTCGAACCCGACCGCGTGCGTCGGGACGTGACCGGCCTGCTCGACCGGTTGCGCACCGCCGGCCTGGTCCAAGGCGCGTCGTGA
- a CDS encoding asparagine synthase-related protein codes for MRFALMVLPDTAAAAAVSGRHVRDGVRVVPHASGRPWLVGRWSPDECVVGTAGPVSVAVLGICPVTAAQLAKWAAELRTVADADRLARSLSGTFHLVVSVNGDVRVQGSVTGLRPVFHAMVDGVPVAADRADVLGDVVDEEMLAARVVCGLLPPPLGERPLWRGVSALPPDHYLVLRADRVRQVRWWRAPTPEVGLREGAVRVRAALADAVSARQCERWGSDLSGGLDSSSLCFLAARHNPELLTFRWAEAEAANDDAIFSAVASEQLPAAEHLVLPQTELPACFADPATIIDVEQPYPFMRTATRIRRTAMVLADNGVTRHLAGHGGDELFGDLPGYLSRLLRRRPLTAVNHVRGQLALHRWPLRPTLAALLRPGTASTWWAAQAEQLTVPPLPGRFPVLGWGLGSLRASEWASADAIATTRDVLRRHAETAEPLDADLGQHQYLTTLRQGAAAYRQLARVFGDANVALELPFLDDRVVEAAMAVRLPERATPYRYKPLLAEAMQGVLPERIRTRTTKGVFNQDVRAGFRRHRDTIADLFADSALAARGLIDRDRLIAGLFAPYADFRPVFAVEGLIGCENWLRATDRPTRPEDSRAATTAP; via the coding sequence ATGCGGTTTGCGTTGATGGTCCTGCCGGACACGGCGGCCGCGGCCGCCGTGTCCGGCCGGCACGTGCGGGACGGCGTTCGGGTGGTGCCCCATGCCTCGGGTCGTCCCTGGCTGGTGGGCCGATGGTCGCCGGACGAGTGCGTGGTCGGCACCGCCGGCCCGGTTTCGGTGGCGGTGCTGGGCATTTGTCCCGTCACCGCGGCCCAGCTGGCGAAATGGGCGGCAGAACTGCGCACGGTGGCCGACGCCGATCGGCTGGCCCGCAGCCTGTCGGGCACGTTCCACCTCGTGGTGTCGGTGAACGGTGACGTTCGCGTGCAGGGTTCGGTCACCGGGCTGCGGCCGGTCTTCCACGCCATGGTCGACGGAGTCCCGGTCGCGGCCGATCGCGCCGACGTGCTCGGCGACGTGGTGGACGAGGAAATGCTTGCGGCCCGCGTGGTGTGCGGCCTCCTGCCGCCGCCGCTGGGCGAACGGCCCCTGTGGCGCGGGGTTTCCGCCTTGCCGCCGGATCACTATCTGGTGCTGCGGGCCGATCGCGTCCGGCAGGTTCGGTGGTGGCGCGCGCCGACGCCGGAGGTCGGCCTGCGCGAGGGTGCCGTTCGGGTTCGAGCGGCATTGGCCGACGCCGTCAGCGCGCGACAGTGCGAGCGGTGGGGCAGCGATCTGTCCGGCGGCCTGGATTCCTCATCACTGTGCTTCCTGGCCGCGCGACACAACCCGGAGCTGCTGACCTTTCGCTGGGCGGAGGCCGAAGCGGCAAACGATGACGCGATCTTCAGCGCGGTGGCCTCCGAGCAGCTGCCCGCGGCCGAGCACCTGGTGTTGCCACAAACGGAACTGCCGGCTTGCTTTGCCGATCCGGCAACGATCATCGATGTCGAACAGCCGTATCCGTTCATGCGGACGGCCACTCGCATCCGCCGCACCGCCATGGTTCTCGCCGACAACGGCGTCACCCGACACCTCGCCGGGCACGGCGGTGACGAACTGTTCGGCGACCTTCCCGGCTACCTGTCCCGATTGCTGCGCCGCCGGCCGCTGACCGCTGTGAACCATGTGCGAGGCCAGCTCGCGTTGCACCGGTGGCCGTTACGGCCCACGCTGGCGGCACTTCTCCGCCCAGGCACCGCATCCACGTGGTGGGCAGCACAGGCCGAGCAGTTGACCGTTCCCCCGCTGCCGGGACGATTTCCCGTGTTGGGCTGGGGACTGGGGTCGCTGCGCGCGTCCGAGTGGGCCAGTGCCGACGCGATCGCCACCACCCGCGATGTGCTGCGTCGGCACGCCGAGACGGCCGAGCCGTTGGACGCCGACCTCGGCCAGCACCAATACCTGACGACGCTGCGGCAGGGCGCCGCGGCGTATCGGCAGTTGGCCAGGGTTTTCGGTGACGCCAATGTCGCCCTGGAGCTGCCCTTCCTCGACGACCGCGTGGTCGAAGCCGCGATGGCGGTGCGTCTGCCGGAACGCGCCACCCCGTACCGCTACAAGCCGCTGCTGGCCGAGGCCATGCAGGGCGTGCTGCCCGAACGGATCCGCACCCGGACCACGAAGGGCGTGTTCAACCAGGACGTGCGGGCCGGCTTCCGCCGACACCGTGACACCATCGCGGACCTGTTCGCCGACTCCGCGCTGGCCGCGCGGGGCCTGATCGACCGTGACCGCCTGATCGCCGGCCTCTTCGCCCCCTACGCCGACTTCCGCCCGGTCTTCGCCGTCGAGGGCCTGATCGGGTGCGAGAACTGGCTGCGGGCCACCGACCGTCCCACTCGTCCGGAGGATTCCCGTGCCGCTACGACTGCACCCTGA
- a CDS encoding lasso RiPP family leader peptide-containing protein has translation MNEQLEPEPYEPPALLEVGEFGEDTLGPVIALFPDGVAHMRF, from the coding sequence ATGAACGAGCAGCTCGAGCCGGAGCCGTACGAGCCGCCGGCGCTGCTGGAGGTGGGCGAGTTCGGCGAGGACACCCTCGGCCCGGTGATCGCCCTCTTCCCGGACGGCGTCGCTCACATGCGTTTCTGA
- a CDS encoding DUF4342 domain-containing protein translates to MNESKPEYTRTTVDSVVNAVRGLVSEGINRRVVVRDSKDDVVLEVPVALGLVAALAAPVATTIGAGVALVGKCDIKLEDRRQPGSQPATTVDAEQV, encoded by the coding sequence ATGAACGAATCCAAGCCCGAGTACACCCGTACCACCGTCGACTCGGTGGTCAACGCTGTTCGCGGGTTGGTCAGTGAGGGCATCAACCGTCGCGTGGTCGTGCGTGACAGCAAGGACGACGTGGTGCTGGAGGTGCCGGTGGCTCTCGGGCTGGTCGCGGCCCTGGCCGCTCCGGTGGCCACCACGATCGGTGCCGGTGTCGCGCTGGTCGGCAAGTGCGACATCAAGCTCGAGGACCGCCGGCAGCCCGGTAGCCAGCCCGCGACGACGGTCGACGCCGAGCAGGTGTAG
- a CDS encoding ArsR/SmtB family transcription factor — protein sequence MAGWVDPDDPVLSAVTGLARELADPVRLTALQLLAAEGPHTMIQLADAIGVSAPRLGNHLTRLRAAGLVAVEHTGRHAVYRLGRADLGDVLTVLSRYAANTDLEPTGRPTSAVDIAHTCYDHAAGRLGVSVFGMLVERSALQPPTGGGDELTLGHDLSAFASLGVDAAAIDPGRRKLATACLDKTHRLPHLGGALGQAVLDAFIADDLVRRREDSRELLLTGAGRRRLPTLVPGFAL from the coding sequence ATGGCCGGCTGGGTGGACCCGGACGATCCGGTCCTGTCCGCGGTGACCGGCCTGGCCCGCGAGCTGGCCGACCCGGTGCGACTCACGGCGCTGCAGCTGCTGGCGGCCGAGGGCCCGCACACGATGATCCAGCTGGCCGACGCCATCGGCGTATCCGCGCCCCGCCTCGGCAACCACCTCACCCGACTGCGCGCCGCCGGCCTCGTCGCGGTCGAGCACACCGGCCGGCACGCGGTGTACCGACTCGGCCGGGCGGATCTCGGCGACGTGCTCACCGTGTTGTCCCGCTACGCCGCCAACACCGATCTCGAACCCACCGGCCGACCGACGTCTGCCGTCGACATCGCACACACGTGTTACGACCACGCGGCCGGGCGACTGGGCGTCTCCGTGTTCGGCATGCTGGTCGAGCGCTCCGCCCTCCAGCCACCGACCGGCGGCGGCGACGAACTCACGCTCGGCCACGACCTGTCGGCGTTCGCCTCCCTCGGAGTCGACGCCGCGGCCATCGACCCCGGCCGCCGCAAGCTCGCCACCGCCTGCCTCGACAAGACCCACCGACTGCCCCACCTGGGCGGCGCACTGGGACAGGCCGTGCTCGACGCGTTCATCGCCGACGATCTGGTCCGGCGGCGGGAAGACTCTCGGGAGCTGCTGCTGACCGGCGCCGGCCGGCGCCGGCTGCCCACGCTCGTTCCCGGTTTCGCCCTCTGA
- a CDS encoding MFS transporter encodes MVATASPGHAAEVTRGLRTLLWGRAVSALGDGLWFTIWAVFFTRILGLSMIMVGFGMAVAAGVGMAAAVPIGSIADRLDPRLVLVAITAVRAAAMASYLLVHDTWTFMVVTIPFTALATGGTAVRTALIAGLVMDNAARMRSLAQQRVAQHVGYAIGAGIGALVLAADRPQVYLVAIAGNAVTFVVLAATTLAVPRPAGQVHTGTMAGSLTALRDRPYLAVIGLTSLLSLCWAMLSTGLPLWISGSTHLPLALSGVVVVISSVGIAALQVPVTRFARTPGQSARTAVWAGILLAVACALLATTSGAAGVIGTAVVVVVALLHVCGELGYVAATWGLSVNLMREDARGAYQGVSEAATATVQMFAPAVFTVALGTFGAGGWLLVAVVFVLVVIPVPALTRWAVRTRRASSRTVHVGRLDGCADAPFAWRLATPVTQNRGCRQDRV; translated from the coding sequence ATGGTGGCGACGGCGAGCCCGGGCCACGCCGCCGAGGTCACCAGGGGCCTGCGGACGTTGCTGTGGGGAAGGGCCGTGTCCGCGCTCGGCGACGGCCTGTGGTTCACGATCTGGGCGGTGTTCTTCACCCGGATCCTGGGCCTGTCGATGATCATGGTGGGGTTCGGCATGGCGGTGGCCGCCGGCGTCGGCATGGCCGCCGCGGTGCCGATCGGCTCGATCGCCGACCGCCTCGACCCGAGGCTGGTGCTCGTGGCCATCACGGCCGTCCGGGCCGCGGCGATGGCCTCCTACCTGCTGGTGCACGACACGTGGACGTTCATGGTGGTCACCATCCCCTTCACCGCGCTGGCCACCGGCGGCACGGCGGTGCGCACGGCGCTGATCGCCGGCCTGGTGATGGACAACGCGGCCCGGATGCGGTCGCTGGCCCAGCAACGTGTCGCCCAGCATGTCGGCTACGCGATCGGCGCCGGCATCGGCGCGCTCGTGCTGGCCGCCGACCGGCCGCAGGTGTACCTGGTCGCGATCGCCGGCAACGCGGTGACGTTCGTGGTGCTGGCCGCGACCACCCTGGCCGTGCCGAGGCCGGCCGGGCAGGTCCACACCGGCACCATGGCGGGATCGCTGACGGCGCTGCGGGACCGCCCGTACCTGGCGGTCATCGGCTTGACCTCGTTGTTGTCCCTGTGCTGGGCCATGTTGTCCACCGGTCTACCGTTGTGGATCTCCGGCTCGACGCACCTGCCGCTCGCGCTCAGCGGTGTCGTGGTGGTGATCAGCTCAGTGGGCATCGCGGCGTTGCAGGTGCCGGTCACCAGGTTCGCCCGCACACCGGGCCAGTCGGCGCGGACGGCGGTGTGGGCCGGGATCCTGCTGGCAGTCGCCTGTGCGCTGCTCGCGACCACCTCGGGCGCGGCCGGCGTCATCGGCACGGCCGTGGTTGTCGTCGTGGCGCTCCTGCACGTCTGCGGTGAGCTCGGCTATGTGGCCGCGACGTGGGGGTTGTCGGTCAACCTGATGCGGGAGGACGCCCGGGGCGCCTACCAGGGGGTGAGCGAGGCGGCGACCGCGACCGTGCAGATGTTCGCGCCGGCCGTGTTCACGGTGGCGCTGGGGACCTTCGGCGCCGGTGGCTGGCTGCTGGTCGCCGTGGTGTTCGTGCTGGTGGTGATCCCCGTGCCGGCGCTGACCCGCTGGGCGGTGCGGACCCGGCGCGCCAGTTCCCGGACCGTCCACGTGGGACGGTTGGATGGGTGCGCGGACGCGCCGTTCGCGTGGCGGCTGGCCACTCCGGTCACGCAAAACCGAGGATGCCGTCAAGATCGAGTGTGA
- a CDS encoding CsbD family protein, with amino-acid sequence MSTERKVDATADDVKGKVKEGVGKVTDDQSLETEGKGDQAKGKVKQAVEDVKDVFKKD; translated from the coding sequence GTGAGCACCGAACGCAAGGTCGACGCGACCGCTGACGACGTCAAGGGCAAGGTCAAGGAAGGCGTCGGCAAGGTCACCGATGACCAGAGCCTCGAGACCGAGGGCAAGGGCGACCAGGCCAAGGGCAAGGTCAAGCAGGCGGTCGAGGACGTGAAGGACGTCTTCAAGAAGGACTGA
- a CDS encoding STAS domain-containing protein produces MGPFSSAIEPGEGSALTDPERVSNSDAATGFPAEPAPVTRGDEVETAVVVRLAGEIDLANAEHAAEQLRAAEAVAVADAPAVVVLDLSRVTFLGSVGLAMILEHDQLCAALDSRLCVVVGDNQRVWRPIHIASLDEVLTIVSSVAEAVRG; encoded by the coding sequence GTGGGGCCCTTCTCGTCCGCGATCGAGCCGGGGGAGGGCTCAGCGTTGACAGACCCTGAACGGGTTTCGAACTCCGATGCTGCCACCGGCTTCCCTGCGGAGCCCGCACCGGTCACTCGGGGCGACGAGGTCGAAACCGCCGTGGTGGTGCGTCTGGCCGGCGAGATCGACCTGGCCAACGCCGAGCACGCGGCCGAGCAGTTACGTGCCGCTGAGGCCGTCGCCGTGGCCGACGCGCCCGCGGTGGTGGTGCTCGACCTGAGCCGCGTGACCTTCCTCGGCTCGGTGGGGCTGGCGATGATCCTCGAGCACGACCAGCTCTGCGCCGCCTTGGACAGCCGGTTATGCGTGGTCGTCGGGGACAATCAACGTGTGTGGCGTCCGATCCACATCGCTTCGCTCGACGAAGTGCTCACCATCGTGTCGAGCGTGGCGGAGGCGGTCCGCGGCTGA
- a CDS encoding glycoside hydrolase family 76 protein, which translates to MLRGAVLSALTLAAAVLVAPAAAVASTGAPPTPPPTTAAPPPSSGAVAPMATICDKYCDARDPALATQDRQGVTATAAGNRQLSLHLDDADDMGWGAITNSSTGDELWLDRSFDAGRSWASGSKLGDTKTPSGYPGWRTLMFNDDDWNNNGVGLLRACAQPAGSTAITCTDWRRTTWNSYDRRTAAATALMEDYDNGTGLFGTTGWWNSANALTAIIGNIRASGMGSYTYAIANTYTKNLSAQGGNFTNAYNDDTLWWGLAWVAAYDQTGDSRYLSTARFDADHVHSYWDGTCGGGVWWSSAKTYKNAIPNSLYIQLNAALHNRISGDTTYLQRARAGWAWFRNSGMINGQNLVNDGLTSTCVNNNQPTWTYNQGVPLAALAELYRATGNGSYLDQARTLANASTTSTALNPNGILRDPGEQPGGVGDGPTFKGVYARDLSALNAALSDHPYTAYLKRQADSAYTNDRNGFDQYGLVWSGPFDQSDAARQQSALDLLNATG; encoded by the coding sequence ATGCTCAGAGGTGCCGTGTTGAGCGCCCTCACGCTCGCTGCCGCGGTCCTGGTGGCCCCGGCCGCCGCCGTCGCGTCCACCGGAGCACCCCCGACCCCGCCCCCGACCACCGCCGCTCCTCCCCCGTCGAGCGGCGCCGTCGCGCCGATGGCCACCATCTGCGACAAGTACTGTGACGCCCGCGATCCCGCGCTGGCCACGCAGGACCGGCAGGGCGTCACGGCGACGGCCGCCGGCAACCGTCAACTGTCCCTGCACCTCGACGACGCCGACGACATGGGCTGGGGTGCGATCACCAACAGCTCCACCGGCGACGAGCTGTGGCTGGACCGTTCGTTCGACGCCGGCCGCAGCTGGGCCTCCGGGTCCAAGCTCGGCGACACCAAGACGCCCAGCGGCTACCCGGGCTGGCGCACGCTGATGTTCAACGACGACGACTGGAACAACAACGGCGTCGGCCTGCTGCGAGCCTGCGCCCAGCCGGCCGGAAGCACGGCGATCACCTGCACGGACTGGCGCCGCACCACGTGGAACTCCTACGACCGGCGCACCGCCGCCGCGACCGCGTTGATGGAGGACTACGACAACGGCACCGGCCTGTTCGGCACCACCGGCTGGTGGAACTCCGCCAACGCCCTGACCGCGATCATCGGCAACATCAGGGCATCCGGTATGGGCAGCTACACCTACGCCATCGCCAACACCTACACCAAGAACCTCTCGGCCCAAGGCGGCAACTTCACCAACGCCTACAACGACGACACGCTCTGGTGGGGCCTGGCCTGGGTCGCGGCCTACGACCAGACCGGCGACAGCCGCTACCTGAGCACCGCCCGGTTCGACGCCGACCACGTCCACTCGTACTGGGACGGCACCTGCGGCGGCGGGGTGTGGTGGAGTTCGGCCAAGACGTACAAGAACGCCATTCCCAACTCGCTCTACATCCAGCTCAACGCCGCGCTGCACAACAGGATCTCCGGCGACACGACGTATCTGCAACGGGCGCGGGCCGGCTGGGCCTGGTTCCGCAACAGCGGGATGATCAACGGCCAGAACCTGGTCAACGACGGGCTCACCTCGACCTGCGTGAACAACAACCAGCCGACCTGGACCTACAACCAGGGGGTGCCGCTGGCGGCGCTGGCCGAGCTGTACCGGGCCACCGGGAACGGCTCGTACCTGGACCAGGCTCGCACGCTGGCCAACGCGTCCACGACCAGCACGGCCCTCAACCCCAACGGAATCCTGCGGGACCCGGGCGAGCAGCCCGGTGGCGTCGGGGACGGCCCGACCTTCAAGGGCGTCTACGCCCGCGACCTGTCGGCGCTGAACGCGGCACTGTCCGACCACCCGTACACGGCCTACCTGAAGCGCCAGGCCGATTCGGCCTACACCAACGACCGCAACGGATTCGACCAGTACGGCCTGGTCTGGTCGGGCCCGTTCGACCAGAGCGACGCGGCCCGCCAGCAGAGCGCGCTCGACCTGCTCAACGCCACCGGCTGA
- a CDS encoding MerR family transcriptional regulator, with protein sequence MNDLYSIGDVARRTGLSVSAVRFYADEGVVTPTGLTGGGFRQYDVHAIARLELVRTLRDLGAGLDDIRRVLAAETTLHNLATTHLRLVEDQLRQFRARRAVLRTIVRQHTTTEQVSLMHKLVSMSDDDRDQLINQFWDFVTDGLDVHPGYIERLHAMRPHLPEEPSTEQLEAWIELADLVRDEEFRTALRDHLHRTFNTEKGRLMATPEMMAHAERQRELFLEAKAALQAGVPAESPQARDIAERVAAARAEMLAAMTGQHDPDEVRRSIVAFDRNKGARWMAEATGLKLLTRYSTLVATINGTPKPDPDQAATLHEWMAAALR encoded by the coding sequence GTGAACGACCTCTACTCCATCGGGGACGTCGCCCGCCGCACCGGCCTGAGCGTGAGCGCAGTCAGGTTCTACGCCGACGAGGGCGTCGTCACGCCCACCGGCCTGACCGGGGGCGGCTTCCGGCAGTACGACGTGCACGCCATCGCCCGCCTCGAACTCGTGCGCACCCTGCGCGACCTGGGCGCCGGCCTGGACGACATCCGCCGGGTGCTGGCCGCGGAGACCACCCTGCACAACCTGGCCACCACGCACCTGCGGCTGGTCGAGGACCAGCTGCGCCAGTTCCGGGCGCGCCGCGCCGTGCTGCGGACCATCGTCCGGCAACACACCACAACAGAACAGGTGAGCCTGATGCACAAGCTCGTGTCGATGTCCGACGACGACCGTGACCAGCTCATCAACCAGTTCTGGGACTTCGTGACCGACGGCCTGGACGTCCACCCCGGCTACATCGAGCGGCTGCACGCGATGCGGCCGCACCTGCCCGAGGAGCCGTCCACCGAGCAGCTCGAGGCCTGGATCGAGCTGGCCGACCTCGTGCGGGACGAGGAGTTCCGCACGGCGCTGCGCGACCACCTCCACCGCACCTTCAACACCGAGAAGGGCCGCCTGATGGCCACGCCGGAGATGATGGCCCACGCCGAGCGACAACGGGAGCTCTTCCTGGAGGCGAAGGCGGCGCTGCAGGCCGGCGTGCCCGCGGAGTCGCCGCAGGCCCGGGACATCGCCGAGCGGGTGGCCGCCGCCCGGGCCGAGATGCTCGCCGCCATGACCGGGCAGCACGATCCCGACGAGGTCCGGCGCAGCATTGTGGCGTTCGACCGGAACAAGGGGGCGCGGTGGATGGCCGAGGCGACCGGTCTGAAGCTGCTGACCCGGTACAGCACACTGGTAGCCACGATCAACGGCACGCCCAAGCCGGATCCGGACCAGGCGGCGACCCTGCACGAGTGGATGGCCGCCGCCCTGCGCTAG
- a CDS encoding TetR/AcrR family transcriptional regulator, whose translation MGRWEPGARERLVMAAVDLFTEQGYDATTVAQIAERAGVTKSTFFRHFPDKRELLVAGQETLCRLLTEGIAEAPADASPLEAVAAGLERASTAMGPMSREIAPRLKAAVAASAELQERDALKSVSLAAAMTAALVARGVPDPTAALASELGVLAFKRGYAEWSEGDRAPEDGFAAYLLKALDELRAASASLG comes from the coding sequence ATGGGTCGATGGGAGCCGGGAGCGCGCGAACGCCTCGTCATGGCGGCCGTCGACCTGTTCACCGAGCAGGGGTACGACGCCACGACGGTCGCGCAGATCGCGGAGCGCGCCGGGGTCACCAAGAGCACCTTCTTCCGGCACTTCCCCGACAAGCGCGAGCTGCTGGTCGCCGGGCAGGAGACGCTGTGCCGGCTGCTGACCGAGGGCATCGCCGAGGCGCCCGCCGACGCCAGCCCGCTCGAGGCGGTCGCCGCCGGCCTGGAGCGTGCCTCGACCGCGATGGGCCCGATGAGCCGGGAGATCGCCCCGCGTCTGAAGGCGGCCGTCGCCGCCAGCGCCGAACTCCAGGAGCGCGACGCCCTCAAGAGCGTCAGCCTCGCGGCCGCCATGACCGCTGCCCTGGTCGCCCGCGGCGTGCCCGATCCGACCGCCGCCCTCGCCAGCGAGCTCGGCGTCCTCGCCTTCAAACGGGGGTACGCCGAATGGTCCGAAGGTGATCGTGCCCCCGAGGACGGGTTCGCCGCCTACCTCCTGAAGGCCCTCGACGAGCTGCGCGCCGCGAGCGCATCGCTGGGCTGA
- a CDS encoding SDR family oxidoreductase, translating to MRVFITGGTGLIGSAVVAELLGNGHTVLALARSDASAQAAAAAGAEPIRGGLADLDVLRAGAAQADGVIHLAFANDFSSPEALANAVAEESAALATLGEALVGTDRPFVVCSGTPAVPGRASTEADSVPTEGPVGGRGRAVTGVLDLASRGVRSSAVRLPRTVHNEGTGGFAGVLTGIARRSGVSGYPGDGTQRWPAVHALDAAVLFRLALEQAEAGTAWHAVADEGDRVRDIAAVIGRRLGLPVESVPVETYGPLGVIFAADQPSSSAHTRQALGWEPKHPSLLEDLENIQP from the coding sequence ATGCGCGTCTTCATCACCGGCGGCACCGGCCTGATCGGGTCCGCCGTCGTTGCCGAGCTGCTCGGCAACGGCCATACCGTCCTCGCACTCGCCCGCTCCGACGCCTCCGCACAGGCCGCCGCGGCGGCCGGCGCCGAGCCGATCCGGGGAGGTCTGGCCGATCTGGACGTCCTGCGCGCCGGCGCCGCTCAGGCCGACGGCGTGATCCACCTGGCCTTCGCCAACGACTTCAGCAGTCCCGAAGCCCTGGCGAACGCGGTCGCCGAGGAAAGTGCCGCCCTCGCCACCCTCGGCGAGGCACTCGTCGGCACCGACCGTCCCTTCGTGGTCTGCTCGGGCACGCCCGCAGTGCCGGGCCGCGCCTCCACCGAGGCCGACTCGGTTCCGACCGAGGGGCCGGTCGGCGGTCGCGGTCGTGCGGTCACGGGAGTTCTGGACCTGGCCTCGCGCGGCGTCCGGAGCTCGGCCGTCCGCCTGCCGCGGACCGTCCACAACGAGGGCACGGGCGGGTTCGCCGGCGTGTTGACCGGGATCGCGCGTCGCAGCGGTGTGTCCGGCTACCCGGGTGACGGCACGCAGCGCTGGCCGGCCGTGCATGCCCTCGACGCCGCAGTCCTGTTCCGGCTCGCCCTGGAGCAGGCGGAAGCCGGCACCGCCTGGCATGCCGTGGCCGATGAGGGCGACCGAGTGCGTGACATCGCCGCGGTCATCGGCCGGCGGCTGGGCCTGCCGGTCGAGTCCGTGCCGGTGGAGACCTACGGCCCCCTCGGCGTCATCTTCGCGGCCGACCAGCCCTCGTCCAGCGCCCACACCCGGCAGGCGCTCGGCTGGGAGCCGAAGCACCCCAGCCTGCTGGAGGACCTGGAGAACATCCAGCCCTGA
- a CDS encoding ribosome-inactivating family protein produces the protein MIALAVAAIAGLLGPLGGAPSAHAEDGNPTYYLGANNGYDYINFINDIRNRVNDGGSTSVPNAGSGYNVDHTGGGGFIRVDIHMWGNPNFVRLQLRRSDLYLVGWWTGGSTYNYLGNRNGAGPSNGASHGEWQCPFGEGYGDIENTAGQGRTGLAIDRDTVNGAVWNLWNASNPRDMARGVLMMTQFISEAARFRPLRDEIALTMNGNSTLYLPGEYADQENSWSPLSAAFNGLLRQPPGTRDNTPMTGWGRIEPWTGRPQRIILDTAVAYAQYVLGTSLRR, from the coding sequence GTGATCGCGCTGGCGGTCGCGGCGATCGCCGGGCTGCTCGGTCCGCTCGGCGGCGCCCCGAGCGCGCACGCCGAGGACGGCAACCCCACCTACTACCTCGGCGCCAACAACGGCTACGACTACATCAACTTCATCAACGACATCCGCAACCGGGTCAACGACGGCGGATCCACCTCGGTCCCGAACGCCGGCTCCGGCTACAACGTGGACCACACCGGTGGCGGCGGGTTCATCCGGGTCGACATCCACATGTGGGGCAACCCCAACTTCGTCCGCCTTCAGCTGCGGCGCTCGGACCTGTACCTCGTCGGCTGGTGGACGGGCGGGAGCACCTACAACTACCTGGGCAATCGCAACGGGGCGGGTCCCTCCAACGGCGCCAGCCACGGGGAATGGCAGTGCCCGTTCGGGGAGGGCTACGGCGACATCGAGAACACGGCGGGCCAGGGGCGCACCGGCCTGGCGATCGACCGGGACACCGTCAACGGGGCCGTGTGGAACCTGTGGAACGCCAGCAATCCCCGTGACATGGCCCGCGGGGTGCTGATGATGACCCAGTTCATCTCCGAAGCCGCCCGTTTCCGACCGCTACGGGACGAGATCGCCCTGACGATGAACGGCAACTCCACCCTCTACCTGCCGGGCGAGTACGCCGACCAGGAGAACAGCTGGAGCCCGTTGAGCGCGGCCTTCAACGGGTTGTTGCGCCAGCCGCCCGGGACCAGGGACAACACCCCGATGACCGGATGGGGACGCATCGAGCCGTGGACCGGTCGTCCGCAACGGATCATCCTGGACACGGCCGTCGCCTACGCACAGTACGTTCTGGGCACATCACTGCGCCGCTGA